TTTATGCATTAGTACATCCTATCGTTCTGCAATCTGAATTAGTTGAAAAATATAAAGGAAATTTTGAAGGCGATAGAAAAATAATCGATGAAGAAGGTAATCTGTACTATCAATTAGGATCTGGGCAAAAACGCAAGTTAATTCCTTTATCATCAACAAGTTTTTTAATTGATGGAATTAATCAACATATAGAAATAAAAATGAATTGTGAAAAGCCGGAAGCTATTGTATTGACTAGATATAGTGGGCAAAGATCCAAGTTCAAAACTATTAATTAAGCCTGAACCAACTGTGCCGAGATAAAATCCAATACCGAAAATAAATAGCTTCTAGATTGATGATTTATTAAAAATATTTATGATAAACAGAACAATATTTTTGAACTTGATACTCATCGTAATGTCATTCCAATTTAGTTTAGCTCAAAAGGCTGAAACTGAAATGATAAGAAATGAAATACCTGAAAAATATAAGTGGAATCTTAATGATATTTATAAGGACTGGCGCGCCTGGGATATGGCAAAGAAAGAATTCACAAGTCTCTACAATATGTTGGATGCTGCAAAAGGAACTTTTAAAAATCCTGAGCAGTTATTACGAGTGCTCGACTTACAGGATAGTATGGTAGCTCTCTACTATCGACTTGAAGCATATCCAGGACTATTGCTGTATATTGACTATGACAACAAAGAAGCTCCAGAGAAATCGCAGGAACTATCACTATTAGTACAGGAATCAAAGAAAGCTATAGAATGGATTGATCCTGAATTGAAAAGGATACCACTATTAACACTACAAGAATGGGAGAAAAGTTACCCAAAGATTGCTGTGCATAGAATTACTGAAAAAATGTCTGGCGATGAGCAGACGAATATGGATGAAAAGGAAACAAATTGTAAATTAAAGTTGAAGACTTTGAAGAACATTCCATATTCTATCTATTTTAACCTTTCAAATAGGGATTTTAAGCCTGCCAATATAAAACTTTCAGGAGGAGATGACATTGTTTTAACAGATCAAAATTATTTTCAGATTCTTTCAATGGATACCAATCGGATCGATCGTCGTAAAGCATTTGAAGCTTACCACCAGGTTAATAAAAACAATATAAACACCTATGCCGCAATATATAATTCAGTGCTTAAAACTGATTGGGCTTTTGCCCAGGCTGACAATCAAAGTTCTTGTCTGGATGCAGCAGCAAAAGAATATAATATTACAACAAGGACTTATGAGAATTTGATAACCAATGCCAGAAAAGGAGTTTCTGCCTTGCTGAAATATCATAACCTTAGGGCAGGATACATGGGAATTGATCAATATGAACCCTTTGATATGTCTTTAAAACTCTTTAGGATTGATCACAAATTTACTTATGATGAGGCTAAAAGAATACTAATTAATGCGGTGAAACCTTTAGGTGAGGTATACATGCAAAAAATGCAGATGGTTCTTTCCGATGGGTGGGTTGATGTTTATCCTTCGGCAAAAAAAAGCAAATTGGCGGAACAATGGGCATTCTTTGGTACACATCCCTATATTCTCATTAACTTTGATGGAAGCGTAAGTAGTATGATTGATATGGCCCATGAAGCCGGGCATGCTGTTCATCACATGCTTAGTCAAGAGAATCAGCCTTTTACTTGTTGGGAACCCGATGTCCAAACAACAGAAATGGCGGCAATACTAACAGAAAATTTGCTTATCTATTACCTCTACGAATACTTATCGAACCCTGAAGATAAGTTAGCAATTTTGGAGGATAATATCAGAACCGCCATTCGGGATTTTTACTTTCAATCACAATTAGCCGATTTTGAATATCAAGCCCATCGAATAGTAGAAAATGGAGGATTAATAACTCCGGATACACTTAACTTTATAATGAAGGGAATTTACAAATCCTACTATGACGATATTTACAATGATAATTGGAGTGAAGTTACCTGGGCCAGGGTCCGCCATTTCTACCAGGTACCATTCTATATTCATCAATATGCCCTTGGTTATGCCGGAACCACTTCGATGCTTGAAAGGATAATTCAGGATTCGAGCAATGGTAAAAGCGACCCACAGGATCAATACCTGAATATCCTAAAATCAGGCAATAAGGAAACTCCTTCCGAATTACTTATGAAGGCAGGGATCGATCTGGAAAAACCGGAAACAATTTTACTTGCAATTCAATACTTCAGTAGATTGGTTTCTCTATTTGAAAAAGAAATTGCTAAGATCAAATAATTTCAAAACATACCATTAATAAACAGATGCCCCACTTAATTATTAATAATTTAAACACAAAGAATATGAAAAAAATTGGAAGATATTTAGTAATACTATATGCAATTATTCATTTTTATCAAATGAATGTTTTTGGTCAACAAACCGATTTAACTCATCGGGATATTTTCCCTAAAGGAATTAGTTTTGACTATGGAATTGGCAACTATTCGGTACAGGATGATTTCTTCTCAGGGGAAAAATACTCCGGATCACTTCCTTATATTAAATTAGGATGGTCGCGGTTTCACGACAAGAGAGCTTTTCAACTCTACCTAGAGTATCGAAGTTCGGATGAAATAAAAAGCGGTACATTTTCTGCAAGCGTAACGCAGTTTTCATTGGAATCAAACTACCTTTACCCCATTGGATCTTTCCAGCTCTTCTCCAAGAAAGTGTATGCATATCTTGGGCCTTATTCTGAATTCTATTTTTATTATAATAAGCAAAATTTTGCCAATGATGGCTTATTCTTCGATTTTACCTTTGCATCACTGATCTCTATTGGAGTACAACCTATGCTCATCATGCCTATTGATAAAAGATTGCAGGTTGAAAGTTCATTGCAAATTAATATCTTGTCAGTAAGTATGCGTATGATCGAGGTGGAAGATCTTAATGATGGGAGTGAGGAGGAGTCACCTTTAAAACTTGTAACACCTTTTGGAGGACTTAATACCCAATGGAATTTAGGAATACGATATTACCCATTCAAGTTTTTATCTCTTAAGCTTAGGTACGAGGCTGAAATTACCCGGACAACACACCAGAGGTATATGATCTCAGCCAGCGATAATCTGGTTTTTGGTATAAGTTTTCATTTAAATAAGTAAAGCCATGCGAAGAATTATTGCTTTTTTCACTATTATTATTTTACTGAATGTTGCATGCAGCAAAATAATTGTTCAACCACCTCAATCTAATCAAAATCTGGAAGATTTTGAGATGACATGGAACACTATCAATGATGTTTACCCAATGTTGGATAACAAGAACATTGACTGGGATAGCATCTATACAATTTATCGATCACGAACTGAGAAAGCAGTGGGTGACGAGTTTAGTCAGGTGCTGATTGATCTCCTATGTGAGCTAAAGGATATGCATGTTTATTACGTTAACAAGGGCAGAGGATTGGTTTTTCCGTACATAAGTCCTCGGCATCAACGAGACTGGAAAGCCTTTTCACCGCTGGTAGTGCGCCGGTACTTCAATACTCCACTCAAGCTAGCTTGCAGTGAAAAGGTTGAGTTCGGGATCAGCGTGGATAATATTGGTTATATATACATTGCAACATTTAACGAGGAGGGACTATTAGCTGGATTTGATGATGTATTGAATCAGTTGATGGATACCAAGGGCTTAATTATTGATGTGCGTCATAACTCTGGTGGTTTGATGGAGAATATAAGATGGGTTGTAGGGCGATTTATCACTGAGTCAATGCCAGTTTTAAAGATACAAAATAAAGGTGGCACTGATATCCTGTATGATCCATTTGAACCTACGGTTGGAAAAGTACCATATACTAAACCTGTTGTAGTACTTATTAATGGAGTTGCCCGAAGTGGAGGAGATATAATTGCGGATGTATTAAGGCAGATCAATAATGTAACACTGGTAGGCGATACAACCGCTGGTGCGGGATGTTATGATATAGAGGAGCAGAATCAAATCAGAGGAAATCGCATCCTGCCGAGCGGACGGTATATCAATATACCGAACACTTGTGGCTTTCGATACGACGGCATCCCTATAGAGTGGAATGGTGTACCACCCGATGTTTATATTAAGCAAACCGAGAATGACATAAACGCTGGTAGAGATCTGCAATTGGAATATGCTATAAACAGGTTGAAATAATAAACATTTGAAGCGCTGTCTAAATGATAAAAGATTTGAGGCCGAAAGAATAAAAACAAAAGTGAAAGCAAAATGAAAAAACTAATTTTTATCATCCACTTACTGTTGACTACGGCAATATGCCTTTACGCTCAAGAAAGCTTTGTGGAAAAGGAAAATGAAACTAAAATTTCAAATACTTTAAGTAAAACATCTTTCGATCTGAAAAAACTCGATGCCTGTATGGATGATTTCTTTAAACAAAAAATGGAGAAATATCACATCCCTGGCGTTGTCTTTGTAATGGTAAAAGATGGTGAGATCATCTTTCAAAAAGGTTATGGCTATTCAGATGTAGAAAAACAGATAATAGTAAAGCCTGATGAGACTATTTTCAGGGTTGGTTCAGTGTCGAAGTTATTTACTGCAACAGCAGTTATGCAACTAAGCGAAAAAGGTAAAATTGATATAAACACAGATGTCAATAAGTATTTAACACTGTTTAAATTGGAAAACAATTATCCAGCACCGGTTACCATGGCCAATCTTTTATCTCATACGGCGGGTTTCAGGGGAAGATCAATTGGAAGTATGACCCGCAACGAATCCGATAGAATTCCGTTAGTGAAATTTCTTGCTACCAATATGCCACGCATAAAATTGCCACCAGGGACTGTCATCAGTTATTCCAATCATGGTTTTTATCTTGCTGGCTATCTAGTTGAAATAACATCAGGCGTTCCCTTCGCTCAGTATATGGAGGAGAATATTCTGCACCCGTTGGGAATGAATAACAGCAGTTTCCTACCGCTACCTCGACTGTTACCGAACATGGCTAAAGGTTATTCATACATTTCAGGAGATTATCAAGTTGTACCAAAAGATTATTCTCTTTCCGTCATCTCACCAGCAGGTTCATTGCTTTCAACTGCCGATGATATTGCACGGTTTATGATTACCCAACTGCAAGGGGGATACTATAATGATCAACGAATATTGAAAGAAAATACCTGCAAGGAAATGCAGCGGCAGCAGTTTACAAATGATCCGCGATTACCGGGTACATGCTTTGGCTTATACGAATATCAAGGGTATAATCAGCAAGCGGTTTTCCTTGACGGCGATGTAACGGGTTTTTCAAGTCGTTTGTTTCTTTTGCCCGATCAGAATACCGGATTCTTCGTTTGCAATAACAGTGGAAATTCAATTCTGCGAATGCAACTGACAGATACTCTAATGAGTCAATTTTTCTCCGTACCTGGAAAATCAATTTCAACAGCACCTATCGCTAAGCAGAAATCGAACGTTGCACAACTTGCCGGCAGCTATAGAAATTTGCGGATCGGACTGGATTATTTTGATAAATTCGAAGCAGCGTCCGCATTATTAACTTTATCCAATGAAGATATAAATAATTGGATTGAACTGGAGCCTTTCTTTTTTCAAATACCCAACAGCAAAACACGTTTAGTATTTCATAAAAACAGTAATGGAAAGGTTTCCAATTTATTTATTGATTCGCAACAAATGCCCATATCTTACGAAGTAGTACCATGGTATGACACTTCGGAATTTATTTGGATTCCTTTGGGATTCATATTTTTAGTTTTCCTATCAGCATGTGTAATCTGGCTTATTATTTATTATAAACACCGTAAACAAAAACCGCTGACTGAAAACAACAGATTGGCTCGGCAAGCATGTTTGCTGGCAATTTTCACAGCCGTCTTGAATCTCGCATTCCTCGTATCTTTTGTTCCAGCAGTATTTCTATTAAGTGATGATCTTGAATTTGGTATGCCTATAGTTATTAAAATT
The nucleotide sequence above comes from Bacteroidota bacterium. Encoded proteins:
- a CDS encoding beta-lactamase family protein, which encodes MEKENETKISNTLSKTSFDLKKLDACMDDFFKQKMEKYHIPGVVFVMVKDGEIIFQKGYGYSDVEKQIIVKPDETIFRVGSVSKLFTATAVMQLSEKGKIDINTDVNKYLTLFKLENNYPAPVTMANLLSHTAGFRGRSIGSMTRNESDRIPLVKFLATNMPRIKLPPGTVISYSNHGFYLAGYLVEITSGVPFAQYMEENILHPLGMNNSSFLPLPRLLPNMAKGYSYISGDYQVVPKDYSLSVISPAGSLLSTADDIARFMITQLQGGYYNDQRILKENTCKEMQRQQFTNDPRLPGTCFGLYEYQGYNQQAVFLDGDVTGFSSRLFLLPDQNTGFFVCNNSGNSILRMQLTDTLMSQFFSVPGKSISTAPIAKQKSNVAQLAGSYRNLRIGLDYFDKFEAASALLTLSNEDINNWIELEPFFFQIPNSKTRLVFHKNSNGKVSNLFIDSQQMPISYEVVPWYDTSEFIWIPLGFIFLVFLSACVIWLIIYYKHRKQKPLTENNRLARQACLLAIFTAVLNLAFLVSFVPAVFLLSDDLEFGMPIVIKIILVIPIVTTFLTFGLSVYTLLAWKQRFWNLIMRLYFSFLTLTCIGFIFWLYHWNWLGFKY